A single region of the Halococcus agarilyticus genome encodes:
- a CDS encoding DUF7115 domain-containing protein, which yields MDVPGIVRDRVADESRLTSVSIGNDDRVYVTPSRTLVYHSAGLFSSESVEEFPHDAARFDVSAGRREASFAFEYDDGVEGFSIPRDRIETVLPPVIAGVLRATGLIDDDESIVESYRFGERTLVVTDRRLLTSVGEAVWDRDYESYAYEDVTDVGFEAGTLLVTVGGQQRRLDLSGEGDREAFDTVEDTLLAFHDVDTVEAIDSRTTGQFYPHPSTNDDGGAANETATSNEATSQPSNHDAPDPDRTGSPATDVREAEPGTNTERSSSHATTQPTGGDTQSTDDSTRSADDAQPADTDSKSPNALSEPGDASTEPAVGIDDAAADRPPETALSDDTADAAAVVDELAELREAVDRQTELMERQQATLERLADELTDDR from the coding sequence ATGGACGTTCCCGGGATCGTCCGCGATCGCGTCGCCGACGAGTCGCGGCTGACCAGCGTGAGCATCGGGAACGACGACCGGGTGTACGTCACGCCGTCGCGGACCCTGGTCTATCACTCCGCGGGGCTGTTCAGCAGCGAGTCCGTCGAGGAGTTCCCCCACGACGCCGCACGGTTCGACGTCTCGGCCGGCCGGCGCGAGGCCTCCTTCGCCTTCGAGTACGACGACGGCGTCGAGGGGTTTTCGATCCCCCGCGACCGGATCGAGACCGTCCTGCCGCCGGTGATCGCGGGCGTGCTCCGGGCCACCGGGCTGATCGACGACGACGAATCGATCGTCGAGAGCTACCGGTTCGGCGAGCGGACGCTGGTGGTCACCGACCGGCGGCTGCTCACGTCGGTCGGCGAGGCGGTCTGGGATCGCGACTACGAGAGCTACGCCTACGAGGACGTCACCGACGTCGGGTTCGAGGCGGGCACGCTGCTCGTCACGGTCGGCGGGCAGCAGCGGCGGCTCGACCTGTCCGGAGAGGGGGATCGAGAGGCCTTCGATACTGTGGAGGACACGCTGCTCGCGTTCCACGACGTCGACACCGTCGAGGCGATCGACTCACGAACCACGGGCCAGTTCTACCCCCATCCATCGACGAACGACGACGGAGGGGCGGCAAACGAGACAGCGACGAGCAACGAGGCGACCTCCCAGCCATCGAACCACGACGCTCCCGACCCCGATCGAACGGGGTCTCCCGCGACTGATGTTCGGGAGGCCGAACCCGGCACGAACACGGAACGATCGTCGTCTCACGCCACCACGCAGCCGACCGGCGGTGACACCCAGTCGACCGACGACAGCACCCGGTCGGCCGACGACGCCCAACCAGCCGACACCGACAGCAAGTCCCCGAACGCTCTCTCGGAACCAGGCGACGCGTCGACCGAACCAGCCGTCGGAATCGACGACGCCGCGGCCGATCGCCCGCCGGAGACCGCGCTGTCGGACGACACAGCCGACGCCGCCGCGGTCGTCGACGAACTCGCCGAGCTCCGCGAGGCGGTCGATCGCCAGACCGAGCTCATGGAACGTCAGCAGGCGACGCTCGAACGCCTCGCCGACGAACTCACCGACGATCGGTGA
- a CDS encoding DUF5830 family protein: protein MSDADPVELGVELLATLEDGEIDLATAIDRLETVTDDPHTTREILDTAELRGVIEREDGLVRVLSGEFVRFGRDVVTREGEFTCRRCGAGISTGHFLRLDAGEHGPFGSSCVEKVIGRR, encoded by the coding sequence GTGAGCGATGCCGACCCGGTCGAACTCGGGGTCGAACTCCTCGCGACGCTCGAGGACGGGGAGATCGATCTCGCGACCGCGATCGACCGGCTCGAAACCGTGACCGACGATCCCCACACGACCCGTGAGATCCTCGACACCGCCGAGCTCCGCGGCGTGATCGAGCGCGAGGACGGGCTCGTGCGGGTGCTGTCCGGCGAGTTCGTTCGCTTCGGGCGCGACGTCGTCACGAGGGAGGGCGAGTTCACCTGTCGGCGGTGCGGGGCGGGGATCTCGACGGGTCACTTCCTCCGCCTCGACGCCGGCGAACACGGTCCGTTCGGCTCGTCGTGTGTCGAGAAGGTCATCGGCCGGCGCTGA